The following coding sequences are from one Eleginops maclovinus isolate JMC-PN-2008 ecotype Puerto Natales chromosome 11, JC_Emac_rtc_rv5, whole genome shotgun sequence window:
- the mtmr4 gene encoding myotubularin-related protein 4 isoform X3, giving the protein MGEEGPPSLEYIKAKDLFPQKELVKEDESLQVPFAVLQGEGVEYLGCADEAIIAISNYRLHIKFKDSVINTFPGVDNEISVPLRLIESVESRDMFQLHIICKDSKVVRCHFATFKLCQEWVKRLTRAIAHPSRLEDLFALAYHAWCLGGNSDDEDQHVHLCRPGDNVRHRMEMEVKRMGFDTQNVWRVSDINCNFKLCSSYPQKLLVPIWITDKELESVGSFRSWKRIPVVVYRHQKNGAVISRCSQPEISWWGWRNTDDEYLVTSIAKACHMDTGAKACRQRGDAPDSSDSDFDSSLTGGSGCNDNTVPQKLLILDARSYTAAVANRAKGGGCECEEYYPNCEVMFMGMANIHAIRNSFQALRTVCSQIPDPGNWLSALESTRWLQHLSIMLKAATLVCSAVERDGRPVLVHCSDGWDRTPQIVALSKLLLDPYYRTIEGFQLLVEMEWLDYGHKFGDRCGHQENADDVSEQCPVFLQWLDCVHQLLKQFPCLFEFNEAFLVKLVQHTYSCLYGTFLCNNAREREARNIYKRTCSVWSLLRNGNKNFQNFLYIPSHDMVLQPVCHTRALQLWTAVYLPTSSPCTAVDDSMELYLPPSVTGDELTSRSLDRLPKTRSMDNLLSAFENGVPLTRTSSDPNLNKHCQEGRSAPEPSPTTEETSADISGEASPDTILDSSEGEPPQSPAKTPECVPAEESCEDALEEPCLTTQPLPSPPLPPLPISKEVELADTSFPVLVLQQALPQITNPLPPPPPMALESPCRTVESPPSPSRKTTPCVPLPCNGTEPASAAPPSLPSDHAEGDENGLPESADLLYLEQLTSLLPMEDSTETLTDEGELPLTQTPAVIKGLTQDTFNHKVQHEEQPEEKPQKEQEEVRTDEVKGAERKLTVAVSPVDCAQAAARHLISQSQLTDLSLLGSHWESVQGLVQSACSSATHSGVGRALQHNAYHSRRLASKLLRSQGFTISNGSQCCRREALCHPSSPLPAGWLSAARSAGYSALNAPAAAALNSYSLAGHQLLPVSYSSPSASSSPPPTQAPAYLDDDGLPVPMDAVQQRLRQIEAGYKQEVEVLRLQVRQLQMRLESKQYSTPPSEPDIDYEDDITCLRESDNSNEEDSLSTHSEDRLSEGSWDRVDSKDTEVTRWVPDHMASHCFNCDCEFWIAKRRHHCRNCGNVFCKDCCHLKLPIPDQQLYDAVLVCNICHDLLLESRTREIRSQQLKKAIATASS; this is encoded by the exons ATGCCACTTTGCAACGTTCAAGCTGTGCCAGGAGTGGGTGAAGCGTCTCACCCGGGCCATAGCTCACCCGTCCCGGCTGGAGGATTTGTTCGCCCTCGCCTATCACGCCTGGTGTCTGGGAGGCAACTCTGATGATGAAGACCAGCACGTTCATCTCTGTCGCCCAG GGGATAACGTGCGTCATAGAATGGAAATGGAGGTCAAGAGGATGGGCTTCGACACGCAGAACGTCTGGAGAGTGTCAGACATAAACTGCAACTTCAA GCTGTGCTCCAGCTACCCACAGAAGCTTCTGGTTCCAATATGGATCACAGACAAGGAGCTGGAGAGTGTGGGCTCCTTTAGATCCTGGAAGAGGATCCCTGTGGTGGTCTACAG GCACCAGAAGAACGGTGCGGTGATCTCCCGTTGCAGCCAGCCTGAGATCAGCTGGTGGGGCTGGAGGAACACAGATGATGAGTACCTGGTGACATCCATCGCCAAGGCTTGTCATATGGACACCGGAGCAAAGGCCTGCAGACAACGCGGGGACGCTCCAGACTCCTCCGATAGTGATTTTG acTCCTCTCTGACGGGCGGCTCCGGCTGCAATGACAACACTGTGCCACAGAAGCTGCTGATTCTGGACGCTCGCTCATACACCGCCGCAGTGGCCAACAGAGCCAAGGGCGGGGGCTGTGAATGTGAAG AGTACTACCCCAACTGCGAGGTGATGTTCATGGGAATGGCAAACATCCACGCCATCCGGAACAGCTTCCAGGCCCTAAGGACCGTCTGCAGTCAGATCCCCGATCCAGGAAA CTGGCTTTCAGCTCTTGAGAGCACACGTTGGCTGCAGCACCTGTCCATCATGCTGAAGGCAGCCACTCTGGTGTGTTCGGCTGTTGAGAGGGATGGCCGTCCTGTCCTGGTGCACTGTTCGGACGGATGGGACCGTACACCCCAGATTGTAGCCCTCTCAAAGCTCCTTCTGGACCCTTACTACAGGACAATAGAG GGTTTCCAGTTGCTTGTAGAGATGGAGTGGCTGGACTACGGTCATAAGTTCGGGGACCGCTGCGGCCACCAGGAGAACGCAGACGACGTGAGCGAGCAGTGTCCCGTCTTCCTGCAGTGGCTGGACTGTGTTCACCAGCTGCTCAAACAGTTCCCCTGCCTGTTTGAGTTCAACGAGGCCTTCCTG GTCAAGTTGGTGCAGCATACATACTCATGTCTGTACGGCACCTTCCTGTGCAACAACGCTCGTGAGAGGGAGGCGAGGAATATCTACAAACGCACCTGCTCAGTGTGGTCCCTACTTCGCAATGGAAACAAGAACTTCCAGAACTTTCTCTACATCCCAAGTCATGATATG GTGCTGCAGCCCGTCTGCCACACACGAGCGTTACAGCTGTGGACAGCCGTCTACCtgcccacctcctccccctgcaCTGCTGTGGACGACTCCATGGAGCTCTACCTCCCCCCGAGTGTCACCGGAGACGAACTCACCTCCCGCTCCctggacag ACTTCCCAAGACCCGCTCCATGGACAATTTGCTTTCAGCTTTTGAGAACGGGGTGCCCCTGACTCGCACTTCCAGCGACCCAAATCTCAATAAGCACTGCCAGGAGGGTCGCTCTGCCCCCGAACCGTCCCCGACCACAGAGGAAACCTCTGCAGACATCTCTGGTGAGGCCTCACCTGACACGATACTGGACAGCAGTGAGGGGGAACCTCCACAGAGTCCTGCTAAGACCCCAGAGTGTGTTCCAGCTGAAGAGAGCTGTGAGGACGCTCTCGAAGAGCCATGTCTCACCACGCAGCCACTGCCCTCTCCGCCTCTCCCCCCGCTCCCTATCAGTAAAGAAGTGGAGCTCGCTGACACTTCCTTCCCCGTACTTGTCCTACAACAGGCTTTGCCCCAGATCACTAACCCGCTACCCCCGCCTCCTCCGATGGCGCTCGAAAGCCCCTGTAGGACTGTTGAGAGCCCCCCTTCACCCTCTCGTAAAACGACACCGTGCGTACCTCTCCCCTGCAACGGCACAGAGCCTGCATCCGCCGCACCCCCCTCGCTGCCTAGCGACCACGCTGAGGGTGACGAAAACGGCCTCCCAGAATCTGCAGACCTGCTATATCTGGAGCAGCTGACATCACTCCTTCCCATGGAGGACTCCACAGAGACTCTGACAGACGAGGGAGAGCTTCCCCTCACCCAGACCCCCGCAGTGATCAAGGGTCTCACCCAAGATACTTTTAACCACAAGGTGCAACATGAGGAGCAGCCTGAGGAGAAGCCCCAGAAGGAGCAAGAAGAAGTGAGGACAGATGAGGTGAAAGGAGCAGAGCGCAAGTTAACAGTTGCAGTAAGTCCTGTGGACTGCGCCCAGGCAGCCGCTCGTCACCTGATCTCCCAGAGCCAGCTCACAGACCTGTCGCTGCTCGGCTCACACTGGGAGAGCGTCCAGGGCTTAGTGCAGTCCGCCTGCAGCAGCGCCACTCACTCCGGGGTCGGCCGGGCCCTGCAGCATAACGCTTACCACAGCCGCCGGCTTGCCAGCAAGTTGCTGCGCTCCCAAGGCTTCACCATCTCCAACGGGTCCCAGTGCTGCCGCAGAGAAGCTCTCTGTCACCCCAGCAGCCCCCTGCCAGCCGGATGGCTGTCTGCTGCCAGGAGTGCGGGCTACAGCGCCCTCAATGCACCCGCTGCCGCTGCCCTGAACAGCTACTCCCTGGCAGGCCATCAACTCCTGCCAGTGTCGTACTCCTCACCCTCCGCTTCCAGCTCCCCGCCCCCTACCCAGGCACCAGCTTACCTGGACGACGATGGGCTGCCGGTGCCGATGGATGCCGTACAGCAGAGGCTGCGGCAGATAGAGGCCGGCTACaagcaggaggtggaggtgctGAGGCTGCAGGTGCGGCAGCTGCAGATGAGGCTGGAGAGTAAACAGTACAGCACCCCTCCCTCGGAGCCTGACATTGACTACGAGGATGACATT ACGTGTCTGCGGGAGTCAGACAACAGCAACGAGGAGGACTCTTTGTCCACACACAGCGAGGACCGTCTGTCTGAGGGCAGCTGGGACCGAGTGGACAGCAAGGACACAGAG gtcacGAGGTGGGTGCCCGACCACATGGCCTCCCATTGTTTCAACTGTGACTGCGAGTTTTGGATAGCCAAGAGACGTCACCACTGCAG GAACTGCGGCAATGTGTTCTGTAAAGACTGCTGTCACCTGAAGCTGCCCATCCCCGACCAGCAGCTGTATGACGCAGTGTTGGTTTGCAACATCTGCCACGACCTGCTCCTGGAGTCCCGCACCCGCGAGATCCGCAGCCAACAGCTTAAGAAGGCCATCGCCACAGCCTCCAGCTGA
- the mtmr4 gene encoding myotubularin-related protein 4 isoform X4: MGEEGPPSLEYIKAKDLFPQKELVKEDESLQVPFAVLQGEGVEYLGCADEAIIAISNYRLHIKFKDSVINVPLRLIESVESRDMFQLHIICKDSKVVRCHFATFKLCQEWVKRLTRAIAHPSRLEDLFALAYHAWCLGGNSDDEDQHVHLCRPGDNVRHRMEMEVKRMGFDTQNVWRVSDINCNFKLCSSYPQKLLVPIWITDKELESVGSFRSWKRIPVVVYRHQKNGAVISRCSQPEISWWGWRNTDDEYLVTSIAKACHMDTGAKACRQRGDAPDSSDSDFDSSLTGGSGCNDNTVPQKLLILDARSYTAAVANRAKGGGCECEEYYPNCEVMFMGMANIHAIRNSFQALRTVCSQIPDPGNWLSALESTRWLQHLSIMLKAATLVCSAVERDGRPVLVHCSDGWDRTPQIVALSKLLLDPYYRTIEGFQLLVEMEWLDYGHKFGDRCGHQENADDVSEQCPVFLQWLDCVHQLLKQFPCLFEFNEAFLVKLVQHTYSCLYGTFLCNNAREREARNIYKRTCSVWSLLRNGNKNFQNFLYIPSHDMVLQPVCHTRALQLWTAVYLPTSSPCTAVDDSMELYLPPSVTGDELTSRSLDRLPKTRSMDNLLSAFENGVPLTRTSSDPNLNKHCQEGRSAPEPSPTTEETSADISGEASPDTILDSSEGEPPQSPAKTPECVPAEESCEDALEEPCLTTQPLPSPPLPPLPISKEVELADTSFPVLVLQQALPQITNPLPPPPPMALESPCRTVESPPSPSRKTTPCVPLPCNGTEPASAAPPSLPSDHAEGDENGLPESADLLYLEQLTSLLPMEDSTETLTDEGELPLTQTPAVIKGLTQDTFNHKVQHEEQPEEKPQKEQEEVRTDEVKGAERKLTVAVSPVDCAQAAARHLISQSQLTDLSLLGSHWESVQGLVQSACSSATHSGVGRALQHNAYHSRRLASKLLRSQGFTISNGSQCCRREALCHPSSPLPAGWLSAARSAGYSALNAPAAAALNSYSLAGHQLLPVSYSSPSASSSPPPTQAPAYLDDDGLPVPMDAVQQRLRQIEAGYKQEVEVLRLQVRQLQMRLESKQYSTPPSEPDIDYEDDITCLRESDNSNEEDSLSTHSEDRLSEGSWDRVDSKDTEVTRWVPDHMASHCFNCDCEFWIAKRRHHCRNCGNVFCKDCCHLKLPIPDQQLYDAVLVCNICHDLLLESRTREIRSQQLKKAIATASS; encoded by the exons ATGCCACTTTGCAACGTTCAAGCTGTGCCAGGAGTGGGTGAAGCGTCTCACCCGGGCCATAGCTCACCCGTCCCGGCTGGAGGATTTGTTCGCCCTCGCCTATCACGCCTGGTGTCTGGGAGGCAACTCTGATGATGAAGACCAGCACGTTCATCTCTGTCGCCCAG GGGATAACGTGCGTCATAGAATGGAAATGGAGGTCAAGAGGATGGGCTTCGACACGCAGAACGTCTGGAGAGTGTCAGACATAAACTGCAACTTCAA GCTGTGCTCCAGCTACCCACAGAAGCTTCTGGTTCCAATATGGATCACAGACAAGGAGCTGGAGAGTGTGGGCTCCTTTAGATCCTGGAAGAGGATCCCTGTGGTGGTCTACAG GCACCAGAAGAACGGTGCGGTGATCTCCCGTTGCAGCCAGCCTGAGATCAGCTGGTGGGGCTGGAGGAACACAGATGATGAGTACCTGGTGACATCCATCGCCAAGGCTTGTCATATGGACACCGGAGCAAAGGCCTGCAGACAACGCGGGGACGCTCCAGACTCCTCCGATAGTGATTTTG acTCCTCTCTGACGGGCGGCTCCGGCTGCAATGACAACACTGTGCCACAGAAGCTGCTGATTCTGGACGCTCGCTCATACACCGCCGCAGTGGCCAACAGAGCCAAGGGCGGGGGCTGTGAATGTGAAG AGTACTACCCCAACTGCGAGGTGATGTTCATGGGAATGGCAAACATCCACGCCATCCGGAACAGCTTCCAGGCCCTAAGGACCGTCTGCAGTCAGATCCCCGATCCAGGAAA CTGGCTTTCAGCTCTTGAGAGCACACGTTGGCTGCAGCACCTGTCCATCATGCTGAAGGCAGCCACTCTGGTGTGTTCGGCTGTTGAGAGGGATGGCCGTCCTGTCCTGGTGCACTGTTCGGACGGATGGGACCGTACACCCCAGATTGTAGCCCTCTCAAAGCTCCTTCTGGACCCTTACTACAGGACAATAGAG GGTTTCCAGTTGCTTGTAGAGATGGAGTGGCTGGACTACGGTCATAAGTTCGGGGACCGCTGCGGCCACCAGGAGAACGCAGACGACGTGAGCGAGCAGTGTCCCGTCTTCCTGCAGTGGCTGGACTGTGTTCACCAGCTGCTCAAACAGTTCCCCTGCCTGTTTGAGTTCAACGAGGCCTTCCTG GTCAAGTTGGTGCAGCATACATACTCATGTCTGTACGGCACCTTCCTGTGCAACAACGCTCGTGAGAGGGAGGCGAGGAATATCTACAAACGCACCTGCTCAGTGTGGTCCCTACTTCGCAATGGAAACAAGAACTTCCAGAACTTTCTCTACATCCCAAGTCATGATATG GTGCTGCAGCCCGTCTGCCACACACGAGCGTTACAGCTGTGGACAGCCGTCTACCtgcccacctcctccccctgcaCTGCTGTGGACGACTCCATGGAGCTCTACCTCCCCCCGAGTGTCACCGGAGACGAACTCACCTCCCGCTCCctggacag ACTTCCCAAGACCCGCTCCATGGACAATTTGCTTTCAGCTTTTGAGAACGGGGTGCCCCTGACTCGCACTTCCAGCGACCCAAATCTCAATAAGCACTGCCAGGAGGGTCGCTCTGCCCCCGAACCGTCCCCGACCACAGAGGAAACCTCTGCAGACATCTCTGGTGAGGCCTCACCTGACACGATACTGGACAGCAGTGAGGGGGAACCTCCACAGAGTCCTGCTAAGACCCCAGAGTGTGTTCCAGCTGAAGAGAGCTGTGAGGACGCTCTCGAAGAGCCATGTCTCACCACGCAGCCACTGCCCTCTCCGCCTCTCCCCCCGCTCCCTATCAGTAAAGAAGTGGAGCTCGCTGACACTTCCTTCCCCGTACTTGTCCTACAACAGGCTTTGCCCCAGATCACTAACCCGCTACCCCCGCCTCCTCCGATGGCGCTCGAAAGCCCCTGTAGGACTGTTGAGAGCCCCCCTTCACCCTCTCGTAAAACGACACCGTGCGTACCTCTCCCCTGCAACGGCACAGAGCCTGCATCCGCCGCACCCCCCTCGCTGCCTAGCGACCACGCTGAGGGTGACGAAAACGGCCTCCCAGAATCTGCAGACCTGCTATATCTGGAGCAGCTGACATCACTCCTTCCCATGGAGGACTCCACAGAGACTCTGACAGACGAGGGAGAGCTTCCCCTCACCCAGACCCCCGCAGTGATCAAGGGTCTCACCCAAGATACTTTTAACCACAAGGTGCAACATGAGGAGCAGCCTGAGGAGAAGCCCCAGAAGGAGCAAGAAGAAGTGAGGACAGATGAGGTGAAAGGAGCAGAGCGCAAGTTAACAGTTGCAGTAAGTCCTGTGGACTGCGCCCAGGCAGCCGCTCGTCACCTGATCTCCCAGAGCCAGCTCACAGACCTGTCGCTGCTCGGCTCACACTGGGAGAGCGTCCAGGGCTTAGTGCAGTCCGCCTGCAGCAGCGCCACTCACTCCGGGGTCGGCCGGGCCCTGCAGCATAACGCTTACCACAGCCGCCGGCTTGCCAGCAAGTTGCTGCGCTCCCAAGGCTTCACCATCTCCAACGGGTCCCAGTGCTGCCGCAGAGAAGCTCTCTGTCACCCCAGCAGCCCCCTGCCAGCCGGATGGCTGTCTGCTGCCAGGAGTGCGGGCTACAGCGCCCTCAATGCACCCGCTGCCGCTGCCCTGAACAGCTACTCCCTGGCAGGCCATCAACTCCTGCCAGTGTCGTACTCCTCACCCTCCGCTTCCAGCTCCCCGCCCCCTACCCAGGCACCAGCTTACCTGGACGACGATGGGCTGCCGGTGCCGATGGATGCCGTACAGCAGAGGCTGCGGCAGATAGAGGCCGGCTACaagcaggaggtggaggtgctGAGGCTGCAGGTGCGGCAGCTGCAGATGAGGCTGGAGAGTAAACAGTACAGCACCCCTCCCTCGGAGCCTGACATTGACTACGAGGATGACATT ACGTGTCTGCGGGAGTCAGACAACAGCAACGAGGAGGACTCTTTGTCCACACACAGCGAGGACCGTCTGTCTGAGGGCAGCTGGGACCGAGTGGACAGCAAGGACACAGAG gtcacGAGGTGGGTGCCCGACCACATGGCCTCCCATTGTTTCAACTGTGACTGCGAGTTTTGGATAGCCAAGAGACGTCACCACTGCAG GAACTGCGGCAATGTGTTCTGTAAAGACTGCTGTCACCTGAAGCTGCCCATCCCCGACCAGCAGCTGTATGACGCAGTGTTGGTTTGCAACATCTGCCACGACCTGCTCCTGGAGTCCCGCACCCGCGAGATCCGCAGCCAACAGCTTAAGAAGGCCATCGCCACAGCCTCCAGCTGA
- the mtmr4 gene encoding myotubularin-related protein 4 isoform X1: MSFAGRVSCSMLNCFGEEGPPSLEYIKAKDLFPQKELVKEDESLQVPFAVLQGEGVEYLGCADEAIIAISNYRLHIKFKDSVINTFPGVDNEISVPLRLIESVESRDMFQLHIICKDSKVVRCHFATFKLCQEWVKRLTRAIAHPSRLEDLFALAYHAWCLGGNSDDEDQHVHLCRPGDNVRHRMEMEVKRMGFDTQNVWRVSDINCNFKLCSSYPQKLLVPIWITDKELESVGSFRSWKRIPVVVYRHQKNGAVISRCSQPEISWWGWRNTDDEYLVTSIAKACHMDTGAKACRQRGDAPDSSDSDFDSSLTGGSGCNDNTVPQKLLILDARSYTAAVANRAKGGGCECEEYYPNCEVMFMGMANIHAIRNSFQALRTVCSQIPDPGNWLSALESTRWLQHLSIMLKAATLVCSAVERDGRPVLVHCSDGWDRTPQIVALSKLLLDPYYRTIEGFQLLVEMEWLDYGHKFGDRCGHQENADDVSEQCPVFLQWLDCVHQLLKQFPCLFEFNEAFLVKLVQHTYSCLYGTFLCNNAREREARNIYKRTCSVWSLLRNGNKNFQNFLYIPSHDMVLQPVCHTRALQLWTAVYLPTSSPCTAVDDSMELYLPPSVTGDELTSRSLDRLPKTRSMDNLLSAFENGVPLTRTSSDPNLNKHCQEGRSAPEPSPTTEETSADISGEASPDTILDSSEGEPPQSPAKTPECVPAEESCEDALEEPCLTTQPLPSPPLPPLPISKEVELADTSFPVLVLQQALPQITNPLPPPPPMALESPCRTVESPPSPSRKTTPCVPLPCNGTEPASAAPPSLPSDHAEGDENGLPESADLLYLEQLTSLLPMEDSTETLTDEGELPLTQTPAVIKGLTQDTFNHKVQHEEQPEEKPQKEQEEVRTDEVKGAERKLTVAVSPVDCAQAAARHLISQSQLTDLSLLGSHWESVQGLVQSACSSATHSGVGRALQHNAYHSRRLASKLLRSQGFTISNGSQCCRREALCHPSSPLPAGWLSAARSAGYSALNAPAAAALNSYSLAGHQLLPVSYSSPSASSSPPPTQAPAYLDDDGLPVPMDAVQQRLRQIEAGYKQEVEVLRLQVRQLQMRLESKQYSTPPSEPDIDYEDDITCLRESDNSNEEDSLSTHSEDRLSEGSWDRVDSKDTEVTRWVPDHMASHCFNCDCEFWIAKRRHHCRNCGNVFCKDCCHLKLPIPDQQLYDAVLVCNICHDLLLESRTREIRSQQLKKAIATASS; this comes from the exons ATGCCACTTTGCAACGTTCAAGCTGTGCCAGGAGTGGGTGAAGCGTCTCACCCGGGCCATAGCTCACCCGTCCCGGCTGGAGGATTTGTTCGCCCTCGCCTATCACGCCTGGTGTCTGGGAGGCAACTCTGATGATGAAGACCAGCACGTTCATCTCTGTCGCCCAG GGGATAACGTGCGTCATAGAATGGAAATGGAGGTCAAGAGGATGGGCTTCGACACGCAGAACGTCTGGAGAGTGTCAGACATAAACTGCAACTTCAA GCTGTGCTCCAGCTACCCACAGAAGCTTCTGGTTCCAATATGGATCACAGACAAGGAGCTGGAGAGTGTGGGCTCCTTTAGATCCTGGAAGAGGATCCCTGTGGTGGTCTACAG GCACCAGAAGAACGGTGCGGTGATCTCCCGTTGCAGCCAGCCTGAGATCAGCTGGTGGGGCTGGAGGAACACAGATGATGAGTACCTGGTGACATCCATCGCCAAGGCTTGTCATATGGACACCGGAGCAAAGGCCTGCAGACAACGCGGGGACGCTCCAGACTCCTCCGATAGTGATTTTG acTCCTCTCTGACGGGCGGCTCCGGCTGCAATGACAACACTGTGCCACAGAAGCTGCTGATTCTGGACGCTCGCTCATACACCGCCGCAGTGGCCAACAGAGCCAAGGGCGGGGGCTGTGAATGTGAAG AGTACTACCCCAACTGCGAGGTGATGTTCATGGGAATGGCAAACATCCACGCCATCCGGAACAGCTTCCAGGCCCTAAGGACCGTCTGCAGTCAGATCCCCGATCCAGGAAA CTGGCTTTCAGCTCTTGAGAGCACACGTTGGCTGCAGCACCTGTCCATCATGCTGAAGGCAGCCACTCTGGTGTGTTCGGCTGTTGAGAGGGATGGCCGTCCTGTCCTGGTGCACTGTTCGGACGGATGGGACCGTACACCCCAGATTGTAGCCCTCTCAAAGCTCCTTCTGGACCCTTACTACAGGACAATAGAG GGTTTCCAGTTGCTTGTAGAGATGGAGTGGCTGGACTACGGTCATAAGTTCGGGGACCGCTGCGGCCACCAGGAGAACGCAGACGACGTGAGCGAGCAGTGTCCCGTCTTCCTGCAGTGGCTGGACTGTGTTCACCAGCTGCTCAAACAGTTCCCCTGCCTGTTTGAGTTCAACGAGGCCTTCCTG GTCAAGTTGGTGCAGCATACATACTCATGTCTGTACGGCACCTTCCTGTGCAACAACGCTCGTGAGAGGGAGGCGAGGAATATCTACAAACGCACCTGCTCAGTGTGGTCCCTACTTCGCAATGGAAACAAGAACTTCCAGAACTTTCTCTACATCCCAAGTCATGATATG GTGCTGCAGCCCGTCTGCCACACACGAGCGTTACAGCTGTGGACAGCCGTCTACCtgcccacctcctccccctgcaCTGCTGTGGACGACTCCATGGAGCTCTACCTCCCCCCGAGTGTCACCGGAGACGAACTCACCTCCCGCTCCctggacag ACTTCCCAAGACCCGCTCCATGGACAATTTGCTTTCAGCTTTTGAGAACGGGGTGCCCCTGACTCGCACTTCCAGCGACCCAAATCTCAATAAGCACTGCCAGGAGGGTCGCTCTGCCCCCGAACCGTCCCCGACCACAGAGGAAACCTCTGCAGACATCTCTGGTGAGGCCTCACCTGACACGATACTGGACAGCAGTGAGGGGGAACCTCCACAGAGTCCTGCTAAGACCCCAGAGTGTGTTCCAGCTGAAGAGAGCTGTGAGGACGCTCTCGAAGAGCCATGTCTCACCACGCAGCCACTGCCCTCTCCGCCTCTCCCCCCGCTCCCTATCAGTAAAGAAGTGGAGCTCGCTGACACTTCCTTCCCCGTACTTGTCCTACAACAGGCTTTGCCCCAGATCACTAACCCGCTACCCCCGCCTCCTCCGATGGCGCTCGAAAGCCCCTGTAGGACTGTTGAGAGCCCCCCTTCACCCTCTCGTAAAACGACACCGTGCGTACCTCTCCCCTGCAACGGCACAGAGCCTGCATCCGCCGCACCCCCCTCGCTGCCTAGCGACCACGCTGAGGGTGACGAAAACGGCCTCCCAGAATCTGCAGACCTGCTATATCTGGAGCAGCTGACATCACTCCTTCCCATGGAGGACTCCACAGAGACTCTGACAGACGAGGGAGAGCTTCCCCTCACCCAGACCCCCGCAGTGATCAAGGGTCTCACCCAAGATACTTTTAACCACAAGGTGCAACATGAGGAGCAGCCTGAGGAGAAGCCCCAGAAGGAGCAAGAAGAAGTGAGGACAGATGAGGTGAAAGGAGCAGAGCGCAAGTTAACAGTTGCAGTAAGTCCTGTGGACTGCGCCCAGGCAGCCGCTCGTCACCTGATCTCCCAGAGCCAGCTCACAGACCTGTCGCTGCTCGGCTCACACTGGGAGAGCGTCCAGGGCTTAGTGCAGTCCGCCTGCAGCAGCGCCACTCACTCCGGGGTCGGCCGGGCCCTGCAGCATAACGCTTACCACAGCCGCCGGCTTGCCAGCAAGTTGCTGCGCTCCCAAGGCTTCACCATCTCCAACGGGTCCCAGTGCTGCCGCAGAGAAGCTCTCTGTCACCCCAGCAGCCCCCTGCCAGCCGGATGGCTGTCTGCTGCCAGGAGTGCGGGCTACAGCGCCCTCAATGCACCCGCTGCCGCTGCCCTGAACAGCTACTCCCTGGCAGGCCATCAACTCCTGCCAGTGTCGTACTCCTCACCCTCCGCTTCCAGCTCCCCGCCCCCTACCCAGGCACCAGCTTACCTGGACGACGATGGGCTGCCGGTGCCGATGGATGCCGTACAGCAGAGGCTGCGGCAGATAGAGGCCGGCTACaagcaggaggtggaggtgctGAGGCTGCAGGTGCGGCAGCTGCAGATGAGGCTGGAGAGTAAACAGTACAGCACCCCTCCCTCGGAGCCTGACATTGACTACGAGGATGACATT ACGTGTCTGCGGGAGTCAGACAACAGCAACGAGGAGGACTCTTTGTCCACACACAGCGAGGACCGTCTGTCTGAGGGCAGCTGGGACCGAGTGGACAGCAAGGACACAGAG gtcacGAGGTGGGTGCCCGACCACATGGCCTCCCATTGTTTCAACTGTGACTGCGAGTTTTGGATAGCCAAGAGACGTCACCACTGCAG GAACTGCGGCAATGTGTTCTGTAAAGACTGCTGTCACCTGAAGCTGCCCATCCCCGACCAGCAGCTGTATGACGCAGTGTTGGTTTGCAACATCTGCCACGACCTGCTCCTGGAGTCCCGCACCCGCGAGATCCGCAGCCAACAGCTTAAGAAGGCCATCGCCACAGCCTCCAGCTGA